The following proteins are co-located in the Mus caroli chromosome 7, CAROLI_EIJ_v1.1, whole genome shotgun sequence genome:
- the Ears2 gene encoding probable glutamate--tRNA ligase, mitochondrial: MAAPLKRLLLAEPHVVALGHRVGRREASQGPDPGASVRVRFAPSPTGFLHLGGLRTALYNYIFAKKHQGSFILRLEDTDQSRLVPGAAESIEDMLEWAGIPPDESPRRGGPAGPYCQSQRLALYAQATEALLRSGAAYPCFCSPQRLELLKKEALRSRQTPRYDNRCRNLSQAQVAQKLAVDPKPAIRFRLEEAVPAFQDLVYGWTQHEVASVEGDPVILKSDGFPTYHLACVVDDHHMSISHVLRGSEWLVSTSKHLLLYQALGWQPPRFAHLPLLLNRDGSKLSKRQGDIFLEHFAASGFLPEALLDIITNCGSGFAENQMGRTLPELITQFDLTRITCHSALLDLEKLPEFNRLHLRRLVSSETRRPQLVEKLQDLVKEAFGIELQDKDVLDPAYMERILLLRQGHISRLQDLVSPVYSYLWTRPAVHRSELGASSENVDVIAKRLLGLLERPGLSLTQDVLNRELKKLSEGLEGTKHSSVMKLLRMALSGQLQGPPVAEMMVSLGPKEVRERIQKVLSS, from the exons ATGGCGGCGCCCCTCAAGAGGCTTCTGCTGGCCGAGCCGCACGTGGTGGCCCTCGGGCACCGCGTGGGGCGGCGCGAGGCCAGTCAGGGCCCAGATCCCGGGGCCTCGGTGCGAGTGCGCTTCGCTCCCAGCCCCACAG GCTTCCTGCACCTGGGTGGCCTCCGTACTGCCCTCTACAACTACATCTTTGCCAAGAAGCACCAAGGGAGCTTCATTCTGAGGCTGGAGGACACCGATCAGAGCCGCCTGGTGCCAGGGGCAGCAGAAAGCATTGAGGACATGCTGGAGTGGGCAG GCATCCCACCTGATGAGAGTCCCCGCCGGGGTGGTCCTGCAGGGCCCTACTGTCAGTCACAGCGGTTGGCTCTGTATGCCCAAGCCACGGAAGCCTTGCTGAGATCTGGAGCTGCCTATCCCTGTTTCTGTTCACCACAGCGGCTGGAGCTTCTGAAGAAGGAAGCACTGAGGAGCCGACAGACACCCCG GTATGACAATCGGTGCCGGAACCTGAGCCAGGCACAGGTGGCCCAGAAGCTGGCCGTAGACCCCAAGCCTGCTATCCGCTTCCGCCTAGAGGAGGCAGTACCAGCCTTCCAGGACCTGGTATATGGCTGGACTCAGCATGAAGTGGCCAGTGTGGAGGGAGACCCAGTTATCTTGAAAAGTGATGGCTTTCCCACCTACCACCTAGCCTGTGTGGTAGATGACCACCACATGAGCATCAGCCATGTGCTGCGGGGCTCAGAGTGGCTAGTCTCCACCTCCAAGCACTTGCTCCTCTACCAGGCCCTGGGCTGGCAGCCACCTCGATTTGCTCATCTGCCCCTGCTCCTCAACAGGGATGGTAGCAAGCTGTCTAAGAGGCAAGGGGACATTTTCCTGGAACATTTTGCTGCCAGCGGTTTTCTGCCAGAAGCCTTGCTTGACATCATCACCAACTGTGGCTCGGGGTTTGCAG AGAACCAAATGGGCAGGACCCTGCCGGAGCTGATTACACAGTTTGACCTGACTCGGATCACCTGCCACTCAGCCCTGCTGGACCTCGAGAAGCTCCCAGAATTTAACAG GCTGCACCTCCGCCGGCTGGTGAGCAGTGAGACCCGGAGGCCCCAGTTGGTGGAGAAGTTGCAGGACCTGGTGAAGGAGGCATTCGGGATTGAACTGCAAGACAAGGATGTTCTGGACCCTGCATATATGGAGAGGATCCTCCTGCTGAGACAG GGTCACATCAGCCGCCTGCAGGATCTGGTCTCCCCAGTGTACTCCTACTTATGGACCCGCCCTGCTGTCCATCGATCGGAACTGGGTGCCAGCTCAGAAAACGTGGATGTGATTGCCAAGCGCTTGCTGGG GCTTTTAGAAAGACCTGGCTTAAGCCTAACTCAGGATGTGCTGAAcagagaactgaagaagctgTCAGAAGGTCTGGAAGGCACCAAGCATAGCAGTGTGATGAAGCTCCTCCGGATGGCCCTCAGTGGACAGCTG caaGGACCCCCTGTGGCTGAGATGATGGTGTCCTTGGGCCCAAAGGAAGTACGGGAACGAATCCAGAAGGTGCTTTCTAGCTAG